A single region of the Xenopus laevis strain J_2021 chromosome 4L, Xenopus_laevis_v10.1, whole genome shotgun sequence genome encodes:
- the utp4.L gene encoding UTP4 small subunit processome component L homeolog isoform X1: MGEFKVHRVRFFNYVPSGVRCMAYAEEKNKLALARNDGSVEVFNFSSFYYQEKTIPGDASRSIESICWAAGNRLFTAGLNGEITEYDLEKLCVKHTLDAYGGPIWNIAANASSTHLAVSCEDGSVKLFSITSDHIKFERNLDRQKGRLLCLAWHPLGTHIVTGSVNKIQVFNASTGHLQHVLKLDSRPLAGRKRECVVWSVAVLSSGDIISVDSSGKLQFWDLEKGTLIHTHSVANCDILSLAVSKAEDSLVVGTAEGVLFQYQHIALKAGESERQWVRTKPFRYHTHDVRAVAHSSTAIISGGVDGHLVIRSLMEKIEVKSYEAALRKITFPHYPLVSCAQKAGRLLFQFPEHLELWQLGNTDISGKDGDVLPLKQTQELLLKLKRKGSESIRCSSVSHCGSWICYVTSSQLYLHQLKCEKESLSLSRVHKLPQLPSAALKLLFSPDSKRLYVGSEGGCVHVLELLDGTCKLGPTLKPPSESANCSSSSVHLMAASMNGSFLAVATPSSQIDIYNIKLMKYECSVPRYNYPPSAISIHPTTENLVIAYADQQLMEFNITQRQYTEWGRRVLKNGLHRDWLERDTPILAICFNPSRPEDILMHDNYMFCVLDKSLPLPDDKTPLVNQITLKHLSEREQKSQAHAFKITKKFQPLMFMDLLSNGDLVLVERPFSDIVANLPPPMKQKKFGT, translated from the exons ATGGGGGAGTTTAAGGTTCACCGTGTCCGGTTCTTCAACTATGTCCCATCTGGCGTGCGCTGTATGGCCTATGCAGAGGAGAAAAACAAGCTCGCCCTGGCTCGAAATGATGGTTCTGTGGAAGTTTTCAATTTTTCCTCTTTTTACTACCAGGAGAAG ACGATTCCTGGTGATGCGAGTAGATCCATAGAGTCAATATGTTGGGCAGCTGGCAATAGACTTTTCACTGCTGGTCTCAATGGAGAGATTACTGAGTATGACCTTGAGAAACTTTGTGTTAAACATACACTGGATGCATATGGTGGTCCCATATGGAATATTGCTGCTAATGCCAGCAGTACACACCTTGCG GTGAGCTGCGAGGATGGCTCTGTTAAGTTGTTCAGCATTACATCTGACCATATTAAGTTTGAAAGGAACTTGGACCGCCAGAAAG GTCGTTTACTCTGTCTTGCTTGGCACCCCCTTGGTACTCACATTGTTACAGGCTCTGTCAacaagattcaagtttttaatgCCTCAACTG GTCATCTACAGCATGTCCTTAAGCTTGACAGCCGACCATTAGCTGGACGCAAACGTGAATGTGTGGTGTGGAGTGTGGCAGTATTATCCAGTGGAGATATTATCAGTGTGGATTCTTCAGGGAAACTCCAGTTCTGGGATTTAGAGAAAGGGACACTGATTCACACACATTCAGTGGCCAACTGTGACATCCTATCACTTGCGGTGTCAAAG GCAGAAGACAGCCTGGTGGTGGGCACAGCCGAAGGTGTCCTGTTCCAATATCAGCATATAGCGTTGAAGGCAGGTGAATCTGAGAGACAGTGGGTGCGCACCAAACCATTCCGCTATCATACACATGATGTGAGAGCAGTGGCACACAGCAGCACAGCCATCATATCCGGAG GTGTAGATGGTCATCTTGTTATCCGTTCCCTTATGGAGAAGATAGAAGTAAAATCGTATGAAGCTGCATTGAGAAAAATCACATTCCCTCAT TATCCCCTGGTATCCTGTGCACAAAAAGCTGGACGATTACTGTTCCAGTTCCCAGAACATCTGGAGCTCTGGCAGCTAGGAAACACAGACATTTCAG GAAAAGATGGGGATGTCCTCCCTTTGAAACAGACACAAGAACTTCTTCTGAAGCTTAAAAGAAAG GGTTCTGAAAGTATCCGTTGTAGTTCTGTGTCTCACTGTGGGTCCTGGATTTGCTACGTCACCTCCTCACAGCTTTACTTGCATCAGCTGAAATGTGAAAAGGAAAGTCTGAGCCTAAGCCGG GTACACAAACTCCCTCAACTCCCCTCTGCAGCCTTAAAACTGTTGTTCAGCCCAGACTCCAAGAGACTGTATGTTGGATCAGAAGGAGGATGCGTGCATGTTCTGGAGCTTTTAGACGGCACTTGCAAACTTGGCCCAACTCTGAAGCCACCTTCTGAATCGGCAAACT GTTCTTCAAGTTCTGTACATCTCATGGCTGCAAGTATGAATGGAAGCTTCTTGGCAGTGGCTACCCCCAGCTCTCAGATTGATATCTACAACATAAAGTTAATGAAG TACGAGTGTTCTGTTCCTCGGTACAACTATCCTCCTAGTGCAATTAGTATCCACCCAACGACAGAGAATCTTGTGATTGCTTATGCAGACCAGCAG CTGATGGAGTTCAATATTACCCAACGCCAGTACACAGAGTGGGGCCGCAGAGTCCTCAAGAATGGGCTTCATCGTGATTGGCTTGAACGAGACACCCCTAttcttgccatttgttttaatCCATCAAGGCCTGAGGATATACTGATGCATGACAACTACATGTTCTGTGTCTTGGACAAGTCACTG CCACTTCCGGATGACAAAACACCACTTGTCAACCAGATCACGCTAAAACATCTTTCTGAGCGTGAACAAAAGAGCCAAGCACATGCTTTTAAGATTACAAAGAAGTTTCAG CCACTTATGTTTATGGACTTGCTCAGTAATGGAGATCTGGTGCTGGTAGAGAGGCCATTCAGTGACATTGTAGCTAATCTGCCGCCTCCAATGAAACAGAAGAAATTTGGAACTTAA